The following coding sequences lie in one Mycobacterium sp. Z3061 genomic window:
- a CDS encoding ubiquitin-like protein Pup yields the protein MAQEQTKRGGGGGDDDDITGATAAGQERREKLTEETDDLLDEIDDVLEENAEDFVRAYVQKGGQ from the coding sequence ATGGCGCAGGAGCAGACTAAACGCGGTGGCGGTGGCGGCGACGATGACGACATCACCGGTGCGACGGCAGCAGGCCAGGAGCGTCGCGAGAAGCTGACCGAGGAGACCGACGATCTGCTCGACGAGATTGACGACGTCCTGGAAGAGAACGCCGAGGACTTTGTGCGCGCTTACGTCCAAAAGGGCGGCCAGTGA
- the hisG gene encoding ATP phosphoribosyltransferase produces MLRIAVPNKGALSEPASEILSEAGYRRRTDPKDLTVIDPLNNVEFFFLRPKDIAIYVGSGELDLGITGRDLALDSDAPVRERLALGFGSSKFRYAGPAGRDWTVGDLAGKRIATAYPNLVRKDLAAKGIDATVIRLDGAVEISVQLGVADAIADVVGSGRTLSLHDLVAFGEPLCDSEAVLIERAQDQTSAARDQLVARVQGVVFGQQYLMLDYDCPRSALDQATSITPGLESPTIAPLADPDWVAVRALVPRRGVNGIMDELAAIGAKAILASDIRFCRF; encoded by the coding sequence ATGCTGCGCATCGCGGTGCCCAACAAGGGCGCGCTGAGCGAACCGGCCAGCGAGATCCTCTCCGAGGCCGGCTACCGCCGTCGCACCGATCCCAAAGACCTCACCGTCATCGACCCGCTCAACAACGTCGAGTTCTTCTTCCTCCGGCCCAAAGACATCGCCATCTATGTCGGCTCCGGGGAACTCGACCTCGGGATCACCGGACGGGATCTGGCGCTGGATTCCGATGCGCCGGTTCGCGAGCGGCTGGCGTTGGGCTTCGGGTCCTCCAAATTCCGTTACGCCGGACCGGCCGGGCGGGACTGGACTGTCGGCGACCTGGCGGGCAAACGGATCGCCACCGCCTATCCCAATTTGGTACGAAAAGACCTGGCCGCCAAAGGAATTGACGCCACAGTGATCAGGCTCGACGGCGCGGTGGAGATTTCGGTGCAACTCGGGGTCGCCGACGCCATCGCCGATGTCGTGGGTTCGGGCCGCACGCTGAGCCTGCACGATCTGGTTGCCTTCGGGGAGCCGCTGTGTGATTCGGAGGCGGTGTTGATCGAACGCGCGCAGGACCAGACCAGCGCGGCCCGCGACCAATTGGTGGCGCGGGTGCAGGGCGTCGTTTTCGGTCAGCAGTACCTGATGCTCGACTACGACTGCCCGCGTTCGGCGCTGGACCAGGCCACGTCGATCACGCCGGGACTCGAGTCGCCGACGATCGCGCCGCTCGCCGACCCGGACTGGGTTGCCGTCCGGGCACTGGTGCCGCGCCGCGGCGTCAACGGCATCATGGACGAACTCGCCGCCATCGGAGCCAAAGCGATCCTGGCATCCGACATCAGGTTCTGCCGTTTCTGA
- the trmI gene encoding tRNA (adenine(58)-N(1))-methyltransferase TrmI: MSATGPFTVGERVQLTDAKGRHYTITLTPGAEFHTHRGRIAHDVLIGLEQGSVVKSSNGAHFLVLRPLLVDYVMSMPRGPQVIYPKDAAQIIHEGDIFPGARVLEAGAGSGALTLSLLRAVGPQGEVVSYEARADHAEHARRNVSNFYGQAPENWQLIISDVADSELPDASFDRAVLDMLAPWEVLDAVSRLVVAGGVLLIYVATVTQLSKVVEAVRAQQCWTEPRSWETMQRGWNVVGLAVRPQHTMRGHTAFLVATRRLAPGAVAPAPLGRKREGRDG; this comes from the coding sequence GTGTCAGCAACCGGTCCGTTCACCGTCGGAGAGCGCGTCCAGCTCACCGACGCCAAGGGTCGTCACTACACGATCACCTTGACGCCGGGCGCCGAATTCCACACTCACCGCGGCCGGATCGCACACGACGTCCTGATCGGCCTGGAGCAGGGCAGTGTCGTCAAATCCAGCAACGGCGCCCACTTTCTCGTGCTGCGGCCGCTGCTGGTCGACTACGTCATGTCGATGCCGCGCGGACCGCAGGTGATCTACCCCAAGGACGCCGCGCAGATCATTCACGAGGGGGACATCTTTCCCGGCGCCCGGGTGCTCGAGGCCGGCGCCGGATCCGGTGCGCTGACCCTCTCCCTGCTGCGTGCGGTCGGGCCGCAGGGCGAGGTGGTCTCGTACGAAGCGCGCGCGGACCATGCCGAGCACGCGCGGCGCAATGTCTCGAATTTTTACGGTCAGGCGCCGGAGAACTGGCAGCTGATCATCAGCGACGTCGCCGATTCAGAATTGCCTGACGCCTCTTTCGACCGGGCGGTGCTGGACATGCTGGCGCCGTGGGAGGTCCTGGACGCGGTGTCGCGGTTGGTGGTCGCCGGCGGCGTGTTGTTGATCTACGTCGCCACGGTCACGCAGCTCTCGAAAGTGGTCGAAGCGGTGCGGGCCCAGCAGTGCTGGACCGAACCGCGGTCCTGGGAGACGATGCAGCGCGGGTGGAACGTCGTCGGTCTGGCCGTGCGGCCTCAGCACACGATGCGCGGGCACACCGCATTTCTGGTGGCCACCCGCCGGCTGGCCCCGGGTGCGGTCGCGCCGGCGCCGCTGGGCCGCAAGCGCGAGGGGCGGGACGGCTAG
- the dop gene encoding pup deamidase/depupylase: MQRIIGTEVEYGISSPADPTANPILTSTQAVLAYAAAAGIQRAKRTRWDYEVESPLRDARGFDLSRSAGPPPVVDADEVGAANMILTNGARLYVDHAHPEYSAPECTDPMDAVIWDKAGERVMEAAARHVASVPGAAKLQLYKNNVDGKGASYGSHENYLMSRQTPFSSIIAGLTPFLVSRQVVTGSGRVGIGASGDEAGFQLSQRSDYIEVEVGLETTLKRGIINTRDEPHADADRYRRLHVIIGDANLAETSTYLKLGTTALVLDLIEEGIDLADLALARPVHAVHAISRDPSLRQTVALADGRELTGLALQRIYLDRVAKLVDSRDPDPRASHVVETWAEVLDLLERDPMECAELLDWPAKLRLLEGFRQRENLNWSAPRLHLVDLQYSDVRLDKGLYNRLVARGSMKRLVTEPQVLAAVDNPPTDTRAYFRGECLRRFGADIAAASWDSVIFDLGGDSLVRIPTLEPLRGSKAHVGALLDSVDSAVELVEQLTS; encoded by the coding sequence ATGCAACGGATTATCGGGACGGAGGTCGAGTACGGCATCTCCTCGCCGGCGGACCCGACCGCCAACCCGATCCTCACTTCGACACAGGCAGTGCTCGCGTACGCGGCCGCCGCGGGCATCCAGCGCGCCAAGCGGACCCGCTGGGACTACGAGGTCGAGTCGCCGCTGCGCGACGCCCGCGGCTTCGATCTGAGCCGCTCGGCCGGGCCGCCCCCGGTCGTCGACGCCGACGAGGTCGGCGCGGCCAACATGATCCTCACCAACGGCGCGCGACTGTACGTTGACCACGCGCACCCGGAGTATTCCGCGCCCGAGTGCACGGACCCGATGGATGCGGTGATCTGGGACAAAGCCGGCGAGCGCGTGATGGAGGCCGCTGCCCGGCACGTGGCCAGCGTCCCCGGCGCGGCGAAGCTGCAGCTCTACAAGAACAACGTCGACGGCAAGGGCGCGTCCTACGGGTCGCACGAGAACTATCTGATGTCGCGGCAGACACCGTTCTCGTCCATCATCGCCGGGCTCACCCCCTTCCTGGTGTCCCGGCAGGTGGTGACTGGCTCCGGGCGGGTAGGCATCGGCGCATCGGGGGACGAGGCCGGCTTCCAGCTCTCACAGCGCTCGGACTACATCGAGGTCGAAGTCGGCCTGGAGACCACCCTCAAGCGCGGCATCATCAACACCCGTGACGAACCGCACGCCGACGCCGACAGGTACCGCCGGCTGCACGTCATCATCGGCGACGCCAACCTGGCCGAGACATCGACCTACCTCAAGCTGGGCACCACTGCGCTGGTTCTCGACCTGATCGAAGAAGGCATCGATCTGGCCGACCTGGCGTTGGCGCGCCCGGTGCATGCGGTGCACGCGATCAGCCGCGACCCGTCGCTGCGTCAGACCGTGGCGCTGGCCGACGGCCGGGAACTGACCGGGCTTGCGCTGCAACGGATCTACCTCGATCGGGTGGCCAAGCTGGTCGACAGCCGGGACCCGGACCCGCGCGCGTCGCACGTGGTGGAGACCTGGGCCGAGGTGCTCGACCTGCTCGAACGTGACCCGATGGAGTGCGCCGAGTTGCTGGACTGGCCGGCCAAGCTGCGGCTGCTCGAAGGTTTCCGGCAACGGGAGAACCTGAACTGGTCTGCCCCCCGCCTGCACCTGGTGGACCTGCAGTACTCCGACGTCCGGCTGGACAAGGGCCTGTACAACCGGCTGGTGGCGCGGGGCTCGATGAAGCGGCTGGTTACCGAGCCTCAGGTGCTGGCCGCGGTCGACAATCCGCCGACGGACACCCGGGCGTACTTCCGTGGCGAATGTCTGCGCCGGTTCGGGGCCGACATCGCAGCGGCGAGCTGGGACTCGGTGATTTTCGATCTAGGTGGCGACTCGCTGGTGCGGATCCCGACGCTCGAGCCGCTGCGGGGCAGCAAGGCGCACGTCGGTGCGCTGCTCGATTCGGTGGACAGCGCGGTCGAACTGGTCGAACAACTGACCAGCTGA
- a CDS encoding phosphoribosyl-ATP diphosphatase — MKQSLVVKTFEELFAQLGERARTRPAGSATVAALDAGVHTLGKKILEEAGEVWLAAEHEPDEALAEEISQLLYWTQVLMISRGLSLDDIYRKL, encoded by the coding sequence CTGAAACAATCGCTGGTCGTGAAGACCTTCGAGGAGCTGTTCGCCCAACTCGGTGAACGTGCCCGCACCCGGCCGGCCGGCAGCGCCACGGTCGCCGCGTTGGACGCGGGCGTGCACACACTGGGCAAGAAGATCCTGGAGGAGGCCGGCGAGGTGTGGCTGGCCGCCGAGCACGAACCCGACGAGGCGTTGGCCGAGGAGATCAGCCAGTTGCTGTACTGGACGCAGGTGCTGATGATCTCCCGCGGGCTGTCCCTCGACGACATCTACCGGAAGCTGTGA
- a CDS encoding RecB family exonuclease yields MTDQPETRARPALSPSRAADFKQCPLLYRFRAIDRLPEAPSTAQLRGSVVHAALEQLYGLPAPQRGPDAAYALLDGAWERVISGQPELAADLPPELRAELLSEARALLSGYYRLEDPTRFEPQCCEQRVEVELADGTLLRGYIDRIDVAVTGELRVVDYKTGKAPPAARAGFDSRAEFKAMFQMKFYAVALLRSRRVLPARLRLIYLADGQVLDYAPDHDELLRFEKTLMAIWRAIQTAGQTGDFRPSPSRLCDWCPHHAHCPAFGGTPPPYPGWPQFTPQPARRSTEPAA; encoded by the coding sequence ATGACGGACCAACCGGAGACACGCGCCAGACCGGCGCTGTCGCCGTCGCGGGCCGCCGACTTCAAGCAGTGCCCGCTGCTGTACCGGTTCCGGGCGATCGACCGGTTGCCGGAAGCGCCGTCGACGGCACAGTTGCGCGGCTCGGTCGTACACGCCGCCCTAGAGCAGCTGTACGGGCTGCCCGCGCCACAACGCGGCCCGGACGCCGCCTATGCGCTGCTCGACGGCGCATGGGAGCGGGTGATCTCCGGCCAGCCGGAGCTGGCGGCCGACCTGCCCCCTGAACTGCGCGCCGAGCTGCTGAGCGAGGCTCGTGCCCTGCTGTCGGGCTACTACCGGCTGGAAGACCCGACGCGGTTCGAGCCGCAATGTTGTGAACAGCGGGTGGAGGTGGAACTCGCCGACGGAACGCTGCTTCGTGGCTACATCGACCGGATCGATGTCGCGGTCACCGGCGAATTGCGCGTAGTGGACTACAAGACCGGCAAAGCGCCGCCGGCCGCACGGGCTGGGTTCGATTCCAGGGCTGAGTTCAAGGCGATGTTCCAGATGAAGTTCTACGCGGTGGCGCTACTCCGTTCCCGGCGCGTGCTGCCCGCCCGGCTCCGCCTGATTTATCTGGCCGACGGCCAGGTGCTTGATTACGCTCCCGACCACGACGAACTGCTGCGCTTCGAGAAGACGCTGATGGCGATCTGGCGTGCGATTCAAACCGCCGGACAGACCGGTGACTTCCGGCCCAGCCCGTCGCGATTGTGTGACTGGTGCCCACACCATGCGCACTGCCCGGCCTTCGGCGGAACACCCCCGCCCTACCCGGGTTGGCCGCAGTTCACGCCTCAGCCGGCCCGGCGGTCGACCGAGCCGGCGGCGTGA
- a CDS encoding FAD-containing oxidoreductase has protein sequence MTETRRFDAIIVGAGQAGPPLAGRLSAAGQRVAVIERQHVGGTCVNYGCIPTKTLVASAHAAHLARRGAEYGVGTGPVTVDMAKVKARKDDIMLKDRHGVEKWLDGMDGTTFFRGHARFEDPHTIRVGDELLRGDRIFLNVGGRAVIPNIPGLDEVDYLTNVTIMDLDTVPEHLVVVGGSYIALEFAQMYRRFGARVTVVERGPRLASREDEDVSATIREILEGEGIDVLTGADDVRIAKTDKGFELTPASGAEPVAGSHLLLAVGRQPNTDDLGLAAAGVQTDARGYIVVDDQLKTNVDHIWALGDCNGKGAFTHTSYNDFEIVAANLLDDDPRRVSDRITTYALYIDPPLGRAGMTVEQARAAGRKVLVGKRPMTRVGRAVEKGETQGFMKVVVDADTDEILGAAIFGVGGDEAVHCVLDVMSAKAPYTTLSRTMHIHPTVSELIPTVLQEMSPLD, from the coding sequence GTGACAGAAACCCGGCGATTCGACGCAATCATCGTCGGGGCCGGTCAGGCTGGACCGCCGCTCGCAGGCCGGCTAAGCGCTGCAGGGCAGCGGGTCGCGGTCATCGAGCGCCAGCACGTCGGCGGCACCTGCGTCAACTACGGCTGCATCCCGACCAAGACGCTGGTCGCCAGTGCGCACGCCGCGCACCTGGCACGCCGGGGCGCCGAGTACGGCGTCGGGACCGGGCCGGTCACCGTCGACATGGCGAAAGTCAAGGCCCGCAAAGACGACATCATGCTCAAGGACCGCCACGGCGTCGAAAAATGGTTGGACGGCATGGACGGCACCACCTTCTTTCGCGGGCACGCCCGCTTCGAGGACCCGCACACCATCAGGGTCGGTGACGAGCTTCTCCGGGGCGACCGGATCTTCCTCAACGTCGGCGGCCGGGCCGTGATACCGAACATCCCCGGCCTCGACGAGGTCGACTACCTGACCAACGTGACGATCATGGATCTCGACACGGTGCCCGAGCATCTCGTCGTAGTGGGCGGAAGCTACATCGCGCTCGAGTTCGCCCAGATGTACCGCAGGTTCGGTGCGCGCGTCACCGTCGTCGAGCGGGGGCCCCGCCTCGCCTCACGTGAGGACGAGGACGTCTCGGCCACCATCCGGGAGATCCTGGAGGGTGAGGGTATCGACGTCCTCACCGGCGCTGACGATGTGCGGATTGCCAAGACCGATAAGGGTTTTGAGCTCACACCGGCTTCCGGGGCGGAGCCCGTCGCGGGCAGCCACCTGTTGCTGGCGGTGGGGCGCCAGCCGAACACCGACGACCTGGGCCTGGCGGCGGCCGGCGTGCAGACTGACGCCCGGGGCTACATCGTGGTCGACGATCAGCTCAAGACCAACGTCGACCACATCTGGGCACTCGGTGACTGCAACGGCAAAGGCGCCTTCACCCACACCTCCTACAACGATTTCGAGATCGTCGCGGCGAACCTGCTCGATGACGATCCGCGCCGGGTCAGTGACCGCATCACCACCTATGCGCTCTACATCGACCCGCCGCTGGGGCGGGCGGGCATGACCGTCGAGCAGGCCCGTGCCGCCGGCCGCAAGGTGCTGGTGGGCAAGCGGCCGATGACCCGTGTCGGGCGAGCGGTCGAAAAGGGTGAAACGCAAGGGTTTATGAAGGTCGTCGTCGACGCCGACACCGACGAGATCCTGGGCGCCGCCATTTTCGGCGTAGGTGGCGACGAGGCCGTGCACTGCGTACTGGACGTGATGTCGGCGAAGGCGCCCTACACGACGCTGTCGCGCACCATGCACATCCATCCCACGGTCAGTGAGCTGATTCCCACGGTGCTGCAGGAGATGTCACCGCTCGACTGA
- a CDS encoding DUF503 domain-containing protein, with amino-acid sequence MWIGWLEFDVLLGDVRSLKQKRSVIRPVVAELQRKFSVSAAETDSHELHRRAGIGVAMVSRDRAHAVDVLDAAERLVAAHPEFELLSVRRGLNRSDD; translated from the coding sequence ATGTGGATCGGTTGGCTCGAATTCGACGTGCTCTTGGGCGACGTGCGCTCCCTCAAACAGAAGCGGTCGGTGATCCGGCCGGTCGTCGCCGAGTTGCAGCGCAAGTTCAGCGTCTCGGCGGCGGAGACCGATTCGCACGAGCTGCACCGGCGCGCCGGCATCGGCGTCGCCATGGTGTCGCGGGACCGGGCCCACGCGGTGGACGTCCTCGACGCGGCAGAGAGGTTGGTCGCGGCGCACCCGGAGTTCGAGTTGCTGTCGGTGCGGCGGGGGCTGAACCGAAGCGATGACTGA
- the arc gene encoding proteasome ATPase, with translation MGDSERSEAFKTPRDIPLSSDDAAELEQLRREAAALREQLDNAVGHQSPARSARDVHQLEARIDSLAARNSKLMETLKEARQQLLALREEVDRLGQPPSGYGVLLGTHDDDTVDVFTSGRKMRLTCSPNIDTSVLRKGQTVRLNEALTVVEAGTYESVGEISTLRELLADGHRALVVGHADEERIVWLAEPLVAEDLPEGHPDALNDDTRPRRLRPGDSLLVDTKAGYAFERIPKAEVEDLVLEEVPDVSYEDIGGLTRQIEQIRDAVELPFLHKELYREYALRPPKGVLLYGPPGCGKTLIAKAVANSLAKKMADLRGDDAREAKSYFLNIKGPELLNKFVGETERHIRLIFQRAREKASEGTPVIVFFDEMDSIFRTRGTGVSSDVETTVVPQLLSEIDGVEGLENVIVIGASNREDMIDPAILRPGRLDVKIKIERPDAEAAQDIFSKYLVETLPVHADDLAEFNDDRGACIRAMIEKVVERMYAEIDDNRFLEVTYANGDKEVMYFKDFNSGAMIQNVVDRAKKNAIKSVLETGQPGLRIQHLLDSIVDEFAENEDLPNTTNPDDWARISGKKGERIVYIRTLVTGKSSSASRAIDTESNLGQYL, from the coding sequence ATGGGTGACTCAGAGCGTTCTGAAGCATTCAAGACCCCTCGCGATATCCCCCTGTCCAGCGACGACGCTGCCGAACTTGAACAGCTGCGGCGTGAGGCCGCGGCCCTGCGCGAGCAACTCGATAACGCGGTCGGCCACCAGAGCCCCGCGCGTTCGGCGCGCGACGTGCATCAGCTCGAAGCTCGAATCGACTCGCTCGCGGCTCGCAATTCCAAATTAATGGAAACTCTTAAAGAGGCCCGCCAGCAGCTATTGGCGCTTCGGGAGGAAGTCGATCGGCTGGGACAGCCGCCGAGCGGCTACGGGGTGCTGTTGGGGACTCACGACGATGACACCGTCGACGTGTTCACCTCCGGCCGCAAGATGCGGCTGACGTGCTCACCCAACATCGACACCTCCGTCTTGAGGAAGGGCCAGACGGTCCGGCTCAACGAGGCGCTGACGGTGGTCGAGGCCGGGACATACGAGTCGGTGGGCGAGATCTCCACGCTGCGGGAGTTGCTGGCTGACGGTCACCGTGCGTTGGTGGTCGGCCACGCCGACGAGGAGCGCATCGTGTGGCTGGCCGAGCCGCTGGTCGCCGAGGATCTGCCGGAAGGCCACCCCGACGCGCTCAACGACGACACCCGGCCGCGCCGGCTGCGCCCGGGCGACTCGCTATTGGTCGACACCAAGGCCGGTTACGCCTTTGAGCGCATTCCCAAGGCCGAGGTCGAGGACCTGGTGCTGGAAGAGGTGCCCGACGTCAGCTACGAGGACATCGGTGGTCTGACCCGCCAGATCGAGCAGATCCGCGATGCCGTCGAGTTGCCGTTCCTGCACAAGGAGCTGTACCGCGAGTACGCCTTGCGTCCGCCCAAAGGCGTGCTGCTCTACGGCCCGCCCGGTTGCGGCAAGACGCTGATCGCCAAGGCCGTCGCCAACTCGCTGGCCAAGAAGATGGCCGACCTGCGCGGCGACGACGCCCGCGAGGCGAAGTCGTACTTCCTGAACATCAAGGGCCCTGAGCTGCTCAACAAGTTCGTCGGCGAGACCGAGCGGCACATCCGGCTGATCTTCCAGCGGGCCCGCGAGAAGGCCTCCGAGGGCACCCCGGTCATCGTGTTCTTCGACGAGATGGACTCGATCTTCCGCACCCGCGGCACCGGCGTCTCCTCCGACGTCGAGACCACCGTGGTCCCGCAGTTGCTCTCGGAGATCGACGGGGTGGAGGGGCTCGAGAACGTCATCGTGATCGGCGCCTCCAACCGTGAGGACATGATCGACCCGGCCATCCTGCGGCCCGGCCGTCTGGACGTGAAGATCAAAATCGAGCGACCGGACGCCGAAGCCGCACAGGACATCTTCTCGAAGTACCTGGTCGAGACGCTGCCAGTGCACGCCGACGACCTGGCCGAGTTCAACGATGACCGCGGTGCCTGCATCAGGGCGATGATCGAGAAGGTCGTCGAGCGCATGTACGCCGAGATCGACGACAACCGGTTCCTGGAAGTCACCTACGCCAACGGCGACAAGGAAGTCATGTACTTCAAGGACTTCAACTCCGGGGCGATGATCCAGAACGTGGTCGACCGCGCGAAGAAGAACGCGATCAAGTCGGTGTTGGAGACGGGCCAGCCGGGTCTGCGCATCCAGCATCTGCTCGATTCGATCGTCGATGAGTTCGCCGAGAACGAGGACCTGCCCAACACCACGAACCCCGACGACTGGGCGCGGATCTCGGGCAAGAAGGGCGAACGGATCGTCTACATCCGCACCCTGGTCACCGGCAAGTCTTCGAGTGCGTCGCGGGCCATCGACACCGAGTCGAACCTGGGCCAGTACCTGTAA
- the prcB gene encoding proteasome subunit beta gives MTWSFPDRLSLNSAQPGSVDLSSFADFLRRQAPDLLPASLSSATVGDQLPHGTTIVALKYPGGVLIAGDRRSTQGNMIAGRDVRKVYITDDYTATGIAGTAAIAVEFARLYAVELEHYEKLEGVPLTFAGKVNRLAIMVRGNLPAAMQGLVALPLLVGYDIHAADAESAGRIVSFDAAGGWNIEEEGYQSVGSGSIFAKSSIKKLYSQVSDADSALRVAVEALYDAADDDSATGGPDLVRGIYPTAVTIDADGAMEIPERRIAELARGVIETRSRADTFGPDGGEK, from the coding sequence GTGACCTGGTCGTTTCCCGATCGCCTGTCCCTCAATTCAGCTCAACCCGGATCCGTAGACCTGTCGTCGTTCGCTGACTTCTTGCGTCGCCAGGCCCCTGATCTGCTGCCCGCGAGCCTCAGCAGCGCGACCGTGGGTGACCAGTTGCCGCACGGCACCACAATTGTGGCGCTGAAGTATCCCGGTGGTGTCCTGATCGCCGGCGACCGCCGCTCGACGCAGGGCAACATGATCGCCGGCCGCGACGTCCGCAAGGTCTACATCACCGACGACTACACCGCCACGGGCATCGCCGGCACCGCGGCGATCGCGGTCGAGTTCGCCCGGCTCTACGCCGTCGAACTCGAACACTACGAAAAGCTCGAAGGCGTACCCCTGACCTTCGCCGGCAAGGTGAACCGCCTGGCCATCATGGTCCGCGGCAACCTGCCGGCCGCGATGCAGGGCCTGGTGGCGCTGCCGCTGCTGGTCGGGTACGACATTCACGCCGCCGATGCCGAATCGGCCGGCCGCATCGTCTCCTTCGACGCCGCGGGCGGCTGGAACATCGAGGAAGAGGGATATCAGTCGGTGGGGTCGGGGTCGATTTTCGCGAAGTCGTCGATCAAGAAGCTGTATTCCCAAGTGTCCGACGCGGATTCGGCACTCCGTGTGGCGGTAGAGGCGCTCTATGACGCCGCCGACGACGACTCCGCCACCGGTGGACCGGACCTGGTTCGCGGTATCTACCCGACCGCGGTCACCATCGACGCCGACGGGGCGATGGAGATCCCGGAGCGGCGAATTGCCGAGCTGGCCCGGGGAGTCATCGAAACTCGTTCGCGCGCAGATACTTTCGGCCCTGACGGCGGTGAGAAGTGA